A single region of the Amphiprion ocellaris isolate individual 3 ecotype Okinawa chromosome 4, ASM2253959v1, whole genome shotgun sequence genome encodes:
- the LOC129348797 gene encoding uncharacterized protein LOC129348797, translating to MAVSVSRDLTVQVLEDVNTVKLTDRQQALRAAIQRGEPKCLGVSQVMLGLMVMSYSIPLHFTEFTEVVTLGVPWWSGLMFVTAGVVAIVLDKNCTMKFLQLCLMVTVVSVVLSVVAVIIYSVDMDKHPEVPCVKTIHDGCNDEHYATRLSRGLKSSLLLFTLAQTAISAILSFLLFRQRRSFGQYASLTSAGPPTPTALIPPDFN from the exons ATGGCCGTGTCCGTCTCCAGGGATCTAACCGTTCAGGTGCTGGAAGATGTGAATACTGTGAAGCTGACTGACCGACAACAGGCACTGCGAGCTGCTATCCAAAGAGGAGAACCGAAATGTCTGGGG gtgaGTCAGGTGATGCTGGGGTTGATGGTCATGTCCTACTCCATTCCTCTTCACTTCACCGAGTTCACTGAGGTGGTCACTCTGGGGGTTCCTTGGTGGAGCGGCCTGATG TTCGTCACAGCGGGAGTCGTCGCTATCGTCTTGGACAAAAACTGCACCATGAAGTTT ctgcagctgtgtttgatGGTGACTGTGGTGTCCGTTGTGCTGTCAGTGGTGGCTGTGATCATCTATTCCGTGGACATGGACAAGCATCCTGAGGTGCCTTGTGTCAAGACGATACATGACGGCTGCAACGACGAACACTACGCCACG AGGCTAAGCAGGGGTTTGAAGTCgtctctccttctcttcactCTGGCCCAGACAGCCATCTCTGCCATCCTTAGCTTCCTACTCTTCCGACAGAGACGCAGCTTCGGGCAGTATGCT tCTCTCACTTCAGCTGGTCCTCCGACCCCCACAGCTCTGATACCCCCCGACTTCAACTGA
- the tmem109 gene encoding transmembrane protein 109 has product MSSPVLQFALSMLSLSKLRAFSGLWLLCVLIRRVSGQNVFESRSVIQELRASLAELAGKGRTYLGRLAGEQTVVSVQKAFSQVLGVVAEGLAEGLNVLLQYTSYFLQAAGIQVGRPVHKVTPEGLIFVGQWVLMALIGYWLISLGLQLVASTLRRTLWLLKVGMALACFGLILSDHRVGTETMAVRLAVLVCVCVVLGVGTSGASNAADKTARLEEQMKILERRLREMERWTRTAE; this is encoded by the exons ATGTCGTCTCCAGTGCTTCAGTTTGCTCTCAGTATGCTTTCCCTCTCTAAACTCAGAGCTTTTAGTGGCCTATGGCTGCTCTGCGTCCTCATCCGACGTGTCTCGGGGCAGAATGTGTTCGAGAGCCGCTCCGTGATCCAGGAGCTCCGGGCGTCCCTGGCTGAGCTGGCCGGGAAGGGGAGGACGTACCTGGGCAGGCTGGCGGGGGAGCAGACGGTGGTGTCGGTGCAGAAG GCTTTCTCTCAGGTTCTGGGTGTTGTTGCAGAAGGTCTGGCTGAAGGTCTGAATGTTCTACTACAGTATACCTCATACTTCCTGCAGGCTGCTGGAATCCAAG TTGGCCGTCCCGTCCACAAGGTGACACCAGAGGGTCTGATCTTTGTGGGCCAGTGGGTCCTCATGGCTCTCATTGGCTACTGGCTCATCTCCCTTGGCTTGCAATTGGTCGCCTCCACTCTGAGGCGGACCCTGTGGCTGCTGAAGGTGGGCATGGCTTTGGCCTGCTTTGGACTCATCCTGAGCGACCACCGGGTGGGAACAGAAACCATGGCGGTGCGTCTGGCCGTCCTGGTGTGCGTCTGTGTCGTTTTAGGCGTCGGGACTTCAGGGGCTTCGAATGCGGCTGATAAAACGGCTCGTCTGGAGGagcagatgaagatcctggagAGACGGctgagagagatggagagatggacGAGGACAGCAGAGTGA